From Amycolatopsis sp. YIM 10, the proteins below share one genomic window:
- a CDS encoding ATP-binding cassette domain-containing protein, whose amino-acid sequence MTGRLLEVSGLRVEYRGRGRNPGVVAVDGVDLWLDRSETLGLVGESGSGKSTIGNAILGLVRPAAGRILFGGNDITHATPRQRRRLGPRVQAVFQDPYGSLNPSRTIGRTLAEPLRVVRGLGRKEADARVADVLARAGVPPDAAGRYPAAFSGGQRQRIAIARALVLEPDLVVCDEPTSALDLSVQAQLLNLLLDLQRQLGLSYLFISHDIDVVRHMSHRAAVLRDGRIVEQGPVAEVIDHPGHAYTRALLAAVPVPDPRRAAIHPRAPVRSPTPGP is encoded by the coding sequence ATGACCGGACGGTTGCTCGAGGTCAGCGGGCTCCGGGTGGAATACCGCGGACGTGGCCGGAATCCGGGCGTGGTGGCGGTCGACGGCGTGGACCTGTGGCTCGACCGGAGTGAGACGCTCGGCCTCGTCGGTGAGTCCGGCTCGGGGAAATCGACCATCGGCAACGCGATCCTCGGACTCGTACGGCCCGCCGCCGGGCGAATCCTGTTCGGTGGCAACGACATCACCCACGCCACACCCCGGCAGCGGCGCCGGCTCGGCCCGCGCGTTCAGGCCGTGTTCCAGGATCCGTACGGCTCGCTCAACCCGTCGCGCACGATCGGCCGGACACTGGCCGAACCGCTGCGGGTGGTGCGCGGGCTCGGCCGGAAGGAGGCCGACGCCCGGGTCGCCGACGTGCTCGCGCGCGCGGGTGTGCCACCGGACGCCGCCGGTCGTTACCCGGCGGCGTTCTCCGGCGGCCAGCGCCAGCGCATCGCGATCGCCCGCGCGCTCGTGCTGGAACCGGACCTGGTGGTGTGCGACGAACCGACCAGCGCGCTCGACCTCTCCGTGCAGGCGCAGCTGCTCAACCTGCTGCTGGACCTGCAACGGCAGCTCGGCCTGAGCTACCTGTTCATCTCCCACGACATCGACGTGGTCCGGCACATGTCACACCGCGCCGCCGTGCTGCGCGATGGCCGGATCGTCGAACAGGGACCGGTGGCCGAGGTCATCGACCACCCCGGCCACGCTTACACCCGCGCGCTGCTCGCGGCCGTGCCGGTGCCGGATCCGCGCCGGGCCGCGATCCACCCGCGAGCACCGGTCAGGTCACCGACTCCAGGACCTTGA
- a CDS encoding ATP-binding cassette domain-containing protein has translation MSVAIRAEGLVKRFGKTTALAGIHLSVPHGEVAGVLGPNGAGKTTAVRILATLSRPDAGQAFVCGHDVRWAPGRVRELIGLTGQYASVDDDLTGTQNLVLVGRLLGMSGATARARAAELLERFELEPAAGRVARTYSGGLRRRLDLAASLVGRPRVLFLDEPTTGLDPHARNEVWRMVRGLAAEGTTVLLTTQYLEEADRLTDQLTVIDHGRVVAAGHADDLKRRVGGQSLRVRPTQLADLSTVAGILAGITGSPPAEDPDTGVLTAPVADPMQLATLVRMLDRAGITAAEIALRLPSLDEVFLALTGKPAGVPEREESPA, from the coding sequence ATGTCGGTGGCGATCCGGGCGGAAGGCCTGGTCAAGCGTTTCGGCAAAACCACGGCACTGGCGGGGATCCACCTGTCCGTGCCGCACGGCGAGGTGGCCGGTGTGCTGGGCCCGAACGGGGCGGGCAAAACGACGGCGGTCCGGATACTGGCGACGCTGTCCCGGCCGGACGCGGGTCAGGCGTTCGTCTGCGGCCACGACGTCCGGTGGGCTCCCGGGCGGGTGCGCGAGCTGATCGGGCTCACCGGCCAGTACGCGTCGGTGGACGACGATCTGACCGGAACGCAGAACCTGGTGCTCGTCGGACGCCTGCTCGGCATGTCCGGCGCGACGGCCAGGGCGCGGGCGGCCGAGCTGCTGGAGCGGTTCGAGCTGGAGCCCGCCGCCGGACGGGTGGCCAGGACCTACTCGGGTGGCCTGCGCCGGCGGCTCGACCTGGCGGCCAGCCTGGTCGGGCGGCCGCGGGTGCTGTTCCTCGACGAACCCACCACCGGGCTGGATCCGCACGCGCGCAACGAGGTCTGGCGCATGGTGCGCGGGCTGGCGGCCGAGGGGACCACGGTGCTGCTCACCACGCAGTACCTGGAGGAGGCCGACCGGCTCACCGACCAGCTGACCGTCATCGACCACGGCCGGGTGGTCGCCGCGGGGCACGCCGACGACCTCAAGCGCCGGGTGGGCGGGCAGTCCCTCCGGGTCCGCCCGACGCAGCTCGCGGACCTGAGCACGGTGGCGGGCATCCTGGCCGGGATCACCGGGAGCCCGCCGGCCGAGGATCCCGACACCGGGGTGCTCACCGCGCCGGTCGCGGACCCGATGCAACTGGCCACTTTGGTCCGCATGCTGGACCGGGCCGGGATCACCGCGGCCGAGATCGCCCTGCGCCTGCCCAGCCTCGACGAGGTTTTCCTGGCGCTGACGGGAAAACCCGCGGGGGTACCGGAACGGGAGGAAAGCCCGGCATGA
- a CDS encoding glycosyltransferase, with the protein MKILLITHGSHGDVRPFVALAMGLREAGHEVVLAGPVSSVSVARPHCDHVHPLDDGTNNLVHDRNAWEAVETNFRGLRGKKLGLAFLRQNRAAMAKVFEDLAVLTGDLATAGDIDLVVHQVNVPGQAIAEKLGVPAVPVCLQPFWVPTATFADPILPFRPPRFLNRASYLSTKLFVRGFTGGTANWRTERLGLPRRRFAQDVFRRPDGSSAPTLQAFSRYVLPSPVRYPDSVHTTGFFFLPAASDWTPPRPLAEFLAVGEPPVYLGFGSMVGSDPARTGRIVAEAVRLAKVRAVVAVGRGGIRPGGSDERVFHLEHAPHDWLFPRMAAVVHHGGAGTAGAALAAGRPQVVCPFMFDQPYFGRRLHEIGVAPPPRPLRHLTSRGLATAIHEAVHNRAFTARARELGHWVRAEDGVREAVKVLESVT; encoded by the coding sequence GTGAAGATCCTGCTCATCACGCACGGCAGTCACGGTGACGTCCGGCCGTTCGTCGCGCTGGCGATGGGCCTGCGCGAGGCCGGGCACGAGGTGGTGCTGGCCGGCCCGGTGTCCTCGGTTTCGGTCGCCCGGCCCCACTGCGACCACGTCCACCCGCTGGACGACGGGACCAACAACCTGGTGCACGACCGGAACGCCTGGGAGGCGGTGGAAACGAACTTCCGCGGGCTGCGCGGGAAGAAGCTCGGCCTGGCTTTCCTGCGGCAGAACCGGGCCGCGATGGCGAAGGTGTTCGAAGACCTCGCGGTGCTGACCGGGGACCTGGCCACGGCCGGGGACATCGACCTGGTGGTGCACCAGGTCAACGTGCCGGGCCAGGCGATCGCGGAGAAGCTCGGGGTGCCCGCGGTACCGGTCTGCCTGCAGCCGTTCTGGGTGCCCACGGCCACCTTCGCCGACCCGATCCTGCCGTTCCGGCCACCCCGGTTCCTCAACCGCGCGTCCTACCTGTCCACGAAGCTGTTCGTCCGCGGGTTCACCGGGGGCACGGCGAACTGGCGGACGGAACGACTCGGCCTGCCGCGCCGCCGGTTCGCCCAGGACGTGTTCCGCCGCCCCGACGGCTCGTCCGCGCCGACGTTGCAGGCGTTCAGCCGGTACGTGCTGCCGTCCCCGGTGCGTTATCCGGATTCGGTGCACACCACGGGGTTCTTCTTCCTCCCGGCGGCATCGGACTGGACGCCGCCGCGGCCACTGGCCGAGTTCCTCGCGGTGGGAGAACCGCCGGTGTATCTCGGGTTCGGCAGCATGGTGGGCAGCGATCCCGCCAGGACCGGGCGGATCGTGGCCGAAGCCGTCCGGCTGGCGAAGGTGCGCGCGGTGGTGGCCGTCGGCCGGGGCGGGATCCGGCCCGGCGGCTCCGACGAGCGCGTGTTCCACCTCGAGCACGCTCCGCACGACTGGCTGTTCCCCCGGATGGCGGCCGTCGTGCATCACGGTGGGGCCGGCACGGCCGGGGCGGCGCTGGCAGCCGGCCGTCCCCAGGTGGTCTGCCCGTTCATGTTCGACCAGCCGTACTTCGGGCGGCGACTGCACGAGATCGGCGTGGCGCCACCGCCGCGGCCACTGCGCCACCTGACCTCGCGCGGCCTGGCCACCGCGATCCACGAGGCCGTGCACAACCGCGCGTTCACCGCGAGGGCAAGGGAACTGGGCCACTGGGTCCGCGCGGAGGACGGGGTGCGCGAGGCGGTCAAGGTCCTGGAGTCGGTGACCTGA
- a CDS encoding AraC family transcriptional regulator, translating into MPQLPLERHALLRSTDLDDMREVAGRLFRPHRLDLLGGAALDARIHHARVRDVSVSFIGYGADVRIDTSPLETFFAVQIPLSGRASVRLGGDQVLSARGTASVVSPADPMRMLWSSDCTQLVVRIEREPLEARLSDLLGAPLREPLRFTPAMDVGRGYGRSWFRGLELLVSELEHADSLIENPLVAHRFEWTLMSALLVGHGSNYSSMLRGEVPAAPSRAVGIALEWIESQPKYAHTTASLAREADVGERSLQLGFRKHLEMSPMEYLREVRLRRVRDQLRAAQPDAVTVTEVAAEWGFLHTGHFAARYQERFGEKPSETLRRRYEQPHAFLPFVD; encoded by the coding sequence ATGCCGCAGTTGCCGCTTGAACGCCACGCTTTGCTGCGGTCCACCGATCTCGACGACATGCGTGAGGTGGCGGGCAGGCTGTTCCGGCCGCACCGGCTCGACCTGCTCGGCGGCGCCGCGCTCGACGCGCGGATCCACCACGCGCGTGTGCGCGACGTGTCGGTGAGCTTCATCGGTTACGGCGCCGACGTCCGCATCGACACGAGTCCACTGGAGACGTTCTTCGCCGTGCAGATCCCGCTGTCCGGCCGGGCGAGCGTCCGCCTAGGCGGCGACCAGGTCCTTTCCGCTCGGGGCACGGCTTCGGTGGTGTCACCGGCGGATCCGATGCGGATGCTCTGGTCGTCGGACTGCACGCAGCTGGTCGTGCGGATCGAGCGTGAGCCGCTCGAGGCCCGCCTGAGCGATCTGCTCGGCGCGCCACTGCGGGAACCGCTGCGGTTCACGCCCGCGATGGACGTCGGCCGGGGGTATGGGCGGAGCTGGTTCCGCGGGCTCGAACTGCTCGTCTCCGAACTGGAGCACGCCGATTCCCTGATCGAGAACCCGCTGGTGGCACACAGGTTCGAATGGACGCTGATGAGCGCGTTGCTGGTGGGCCACGGCAGCAACTACAGCAGCATGCTGCGCGGCGAGGTTCCGGCGGCACCCTCGCGGGCGGTCGGGATCGCGCTCGAGTGGATCGAAAGCCAGCCCAAGTACGCGCACACCACCGCGAGCCTGGCTCGCGAAGCCGATGTCGGCGAACGGTCTCTGCAACTGGGGTTCCGCAAGCACCTCGAGATGAGCCCGATGGAGTACCTCCGGGAGGTGCGGCTCCGGCGCGTGCGTGACCAGTTGCGGGCGGCCCAGCCCGACGCGGTGACGGTGACCGAGGTGGCCGCGGAATGGGGCTTCCTGCACACGGGGCATTTCGCCGCCCGGTACCAGGAGCGCTTCGGTGAAAAGCCGTCCGAGACGCTGCGCCGCCGGTACGAACAACCGCACGCGTTCCTGCCCTTCGTCGATTGA
- a CDS encoding CocE/NonD family hydrolase has protein sequence MRFAQHGGGRPARHRVDFHEDVRIPSSVPGLTLGGDLYLPETVHRVPALVTLHTGRKDGIGGLAARRYLRYFAERGYAVLYVDCFGIGGSEGVPRPILSPGEVDDGVAVVEWAAAQPWCTGSVGMWGLSHGGMTTLAVASRRPAPLRAIFPVMGWTDAERDLVHPAGLRGGIGMFGHLSLYNIFCSLLPPIRAHDREKYETLWKERLERFEPWFVDSWRHPPGHEVWTRRRFDPGRINVPAFCVAGWRDLFCDSMIDAYQRIDAPKRLLVGPWLHSFPDASAVEPVPSIAMACRWWDTWLHGEPSRREPAESVTVFLQGPAGGWMRSARWPPTGNTEQVFAAAGPGRLLRSCPAGAAPSVATVSREGDPTVGALSGLTKHPIDKFGYPLDQHEDDSRALSFTGSALPRSAVLAGRPEVNLVLDPGTTAARCVVKLTDVDPEGRSMLVSMGAVDLGEFPPDDPAAPRVVPVRLDPTFYRLAAGHRIRLVLAESDVPRHWPAAPGRLVVRVARAFGDLTGPAGNAVTTVRLPVCAPDTFHEVVMPASRKPGSRADAGENRWELARDELTGSMRMSLAKQDRVDQIDGARGSLTMATRIDFGVSEHDAAGARMTASGVKTVRTTDGDHVAVRAAIEMNDADATVRAEVLLNGNPFFSREWKLN, from the coding sequence GTGAGGTTCGCGCAGCACGGTGGCGGACGGCCCGCCCGGCACCGGGTCGACTTCCACGAGGACGTGCGCATCCCGTCGAGCGTGCCGGGACTGACCCTCGGTGGTGACCTGTACCTGCCGGAGACCGTGCACCGGGTGCCGGCGCTGGTCACCCTGCACACCGGGCGGAAGGACGGCATCGGCGGCCTGGCCGCCCGGCGGTACCTGCGTTACTTCGCCGAACGCGGGTACGCCGTGCTCTACGTGGACTGCTTCGGGATCGGCGGTTCCGAGGGCGTTCCCCGGCCGATCCTGAGTCCCGGTGAGGTCGACGACGGGGTCGCGGTGGTGGAGTGGGCCGCCGCGCAACCGTGGTGCACCGGCAGCGTCGGCATGTGGGGGCTCTCGCACGGCGGCATGACCACGCTCGCGGTGGCCAGCAGGCGGCCCGCGCCGTTGCGGGCCATCTTCCCGGTGATGGGCTGGACCGACGCCGAGCGGGATCTCGTGCACCCCGCCGGCCTCCGCGGCGGCATCGGGATGTTCGGGCACCTGAGCCTGTACAACATCTTCTGCTCCCTGCTGCCGCCGATCCGCGCGCACGACCGGGAGAAGTACGAAACCCTGTGGAAGGAACGGCTGGAGCGGTTCGAGCCGTGGTTCGTGGATTCGTGGCGGCACCCACCCGGCCACGAGGTGTGGACGCGGCGGCGGTTCGATCCGGGGCGGATCAACGTGCCCGCGTTCTGCGTGGCCGGCTGGCGCGATCTGTTCTGCGACTCGATGATCGACGCCTACCAGCGGATCGACGCACCGAAGCGGCTGCTGGTCGGCCCGTGGCTGCACTCGTTCCCCGACGCGTCCGCGGTCGAACCCGTGCCGTCGATCGCGATGGCCTGCCGGTGGTGGGACACCTGGCTGCACGGCGAGCCTTCCCGGCGTGAACCGGCGGAGTCGGTCACGGTCTTCCTGCAGGGGCCGGCGGGCGGCTGGATGCGCTCGGCGCGATGGCCGCCCACCGGGAACACGGAACAGGTCTTCGCCGCGGCGGGCCCCGGCCGCCTGCTCCGGTCGTGCCCGGCGGGGGCGGCCCCGTCGGTGGCGACCGTCAGCCGCGAAGGCGATCCGACGGTGGGCGCGCTGAGCGGGCTGACCAAGCACCCCATCGACAAGTTCGGCTATCCGCTGGACCAGCACGAGGACGACAGCAGGGCGCTGTCGTTCACCGGTTCCGCGCTGCCGAGGTCCGCCGTCCTGGCCGGCCGCCCCGAGGTGAACCTGGTGCTGGACCCCGGAACGACCGCGGCTCGTTGTGTGGTCAAGCTGACCGACGTCGATCCGGAAGGCCGCTCGATGCTCGTGTCGATGGGCGCGGTCGACCTCGGTGAGTTCCCGCCGGACGATCCGGCGGCCCCGCGGGTGGTACCGGTCCGCCTCGATCCGACGTTCTACCGCCTGGCCGCGGGGCACCGGATCCGGCTGGTGCTCGCGGAATCGGACGTCCCGCGGCACTGGCCCGCCGCGCCGGGCAGGCTCGTCGTCCGCGTGGCGCGCGCGTTCGGTGACCTGACCGGTCCGGCCGGGAACGCGGTGACCACCGTGCGGTTGCCCGTCTGCGCGCCGGACACCTTCCACGAGGTGGTCATGCCGGCCTCGCGGAAACCCGGTTCACGCGCGGACGCCGGGGAGAACCGCTGGGAACTCGCCCGTGACGAACTCACCGGCTCGATGCGGATGTCACTGGCGAAGCAGGACCGGGTCGACCAGATCGACGGGGCCCGCGGCTCGCTGACCATGGCGACGCGAATCGACTTCGGGGTCAGCGAGCACGACGCGGCGGGCGCGCGGATGACGGCCTCCGGGGTCAAGACCGTGCGGACCACCGACGGCGACCACGTCGCGGTGCGGGCCGCCATCGAGATGAACGACGCCGACGCCACCGTCCGCGCCGAGGTACTCCTGAACGGGAATCCGTTCTTCTCAAGGGAATGGAAACTGAATTGA
- a CDS encoding ABC transporter permease has translation MTAIGTVRPAGAARHWLVLGRRRLLKIAHNPENLVDVTVQPVLFLVMFGLLFGGAISGGTQAYLQVLVPGLLAPSVVLASMSAGAGLNADVRTGVFDRFRSLPIARAAPLAGTVLADVVRYLLAFAVLLVTGVVMGFRVQTGPLAVLAAAGLLVLTGFCFCWIAVFIGMLSRGPESVPGVVTALYLPLVFGSNVFVPDASLPDWLRAWSGLNPVSLLANTLRGLLTGGPVLSPLLGTLAWLTGIVAVFFPLAMRAYRRRAE, from the coding sequence ATGACCGCCATCGGAACCGTCCGCCCGGCGGGCGCGGCGCGGCACTGGCTCGTGCTCGGCAGGCGGCGGCTGCTCAAGATCGCCCACAACCCGGAGAACCTGGTCGACGTGACCGTGCAGCCGGTGCTGTTCCTGGTCATGTTCGGCCTGCTGTTCGGCGGCGCGATCAGCGGCGGTACCCAGGCCTACCTGCAGGTGCTGGTACCGGGGCTGCTGGCGCCGAGCGTGGTGCTGGCCAGCATGTCCGCCGGTGCCGGGCTGAACGCGGACGTCCGCACCGGGGTGTTCGACCGGTTCCGCAGCCTGCCGATCGCCAGGGCCGCGCCACTGGCCGGGACCGTGCTCGCCGACGTGGTGCGGTACCTGCTCGCCTTCGCGGTACTGCTCGTCACCGGTGTGGTCATGGGTTTCCGGGTGCAGACCGGACCGCTCGCGGTGCTGGCCGCCGCCGGGCTGCTGGTGCTCACCGGTTTCTGCTTCTGCTGGATCGCGGTGTTCATCGGCATGCTCTCGCGCGGCCCCGAGTCCGTGCCGGGCGTGGTCACCGCGTTGTACCTGCCGCTGGTGTTCGGCAGCAACGTGTTCGTGCCCGACGCGAGCCTGCCGGACTGGTTGCGGGCGTGGTCCGGGCTCAACCCGGTGAGCCTGCTCGCGAACACCCTGCGCGGCCTGCTGACCGGTGGTCCCGTGCTCTCCCCGCTGCTGGGCACGCTCGCCTGGCTCACCGGCATCGTCGCCGTGTTCTTCCCGCTGGCCATGCGCGCCTACCGCCGGCGCGCGGAGTGA
- a CDS encoding 3-oxoacyl-ACP synthase III family protein yields MTTAILGTGSYLPETVLTSAELGKRLGVGEQWIYDKTRITERRVAAPEEATSDLATRAAQSALEAAGLTAADVDLLIVATSTPDQPIPATACAVQANLGAVRAAAFDVDSVCTGFIYALVTAHAMITADPLPRNALVIGADTYSRILNYRDRHTCVLFGDGAGAVVLGKRGNGRGWLASTLSSDGTQAELVRIPDGGSRRPITAQSIAEGQHYFTMYGRQVRELAARVLPDLMADVAKSADLTLPEIDLIVPHQANGMMLKDLAEALDLRPGQMHLTVGRYGNTGAASVPITLDDAVRAGRVEEDDAVLLVAFGGGMSWGGAALRWAPRRRAGGLR; encoded by the coding sequence ATGACCACCGCCATTCTCGGCACCGGGTCCTACCTCCCGGAAACGGTGCTCACCAGCGCGGAACTCGGCAAGCGCCTCGGCGTCGGCGAACAGTGGATCTACGACAAGACCCGCATCACCGAGCGCCGGGTCGCCGCACCGGAGGAAGCGACCTCGGACCTGGCCACGCGGGCGGCGCAGAGCGCGCTCGAAGCGGCCGGGCTGACGGCGGCGGACGTGGATCTGCTGATCGTCGCCACCTCGACCCCCGATCAGCCGATCCCCGCCACGGCCTGTGCGGTGCAGGCCAATCTCGGCGCGGTCCGCGCGGCCGCCTTCGACGTCGACTCGGTGTGCACCGGGTTCATCTACGCCCTGGTCACCGCGCACGCCATGATCACCGCGGATCCCTTGCCGCGCAACGCACTCGTGATCGGCGCCGACACCTACTCGCGCATCCTGAACTACCGGGACCGGCACACCTGCGTGCTCTTCGGTGACGGCGCCGGCGCGGTCGTGCTGGGCAAACGCGGCAACGGGCGCGGCTGGCTGGCCAGCACGCTCAGCTCCGACGGCACGCAGGCCGAGCTGGTCCGGATCCCCGATGGTGGCAGTCGCCGCCCGATCACCGCGCAGTCGATCGCCGAAGGGCAGCACTACTTCACCATGTACGGCAGACAGGTCAGGGAACTCGCCGCCCGCGTGCTGCCGGACCTGATGGCCGACGTGGCGAAGTCGGCCGATCTCACCCTGCCGGAGATCGATCTCATCGTGCCCCACCAGGCCAACGGCATGATGCTGAAGGATCTGGCCGAGGCGCTGGACCTGCGGCCGGGGCAGATGCACCTGACCGTCGGCCGGTACGGCAACACCGGCGCGGCCTCGGTGCCGATCACCCTCGACGACGCGGTGCGCGCCGGTCGCGTCGAGGAGGACGACGCCGTGCTGCTCGTCGCCTTCGGGGGCGGTATGAGCTGGGGCGGCGCCGCGCTGCGGTGGGCGCCGCGCCGGAGAGCGGGTGGGCTCCGGTGA
- a CDS encoding dipeptide/oligopeptide/nickel ABC transporter permease/ATP-binding protein, protein MTVVPEQVLDTAAVPGRAGAPKLWRTVLRRPIAAVSAGYLLALVLASVLAPVLAPYGPAATDLDQVLAGPTTAHPLGTDSLGRDVLTRLMYGGQVSLLNAAVVVLTVLLVGVSTGVAAGYLDGWLDRVATWVLDMMLAIPVIVTLLAVLAAVDGRQLIGMVALGVLVSPGLARVVRGATLAVREELYIAAARVSGLPNRHIVVKHVLPRVSGPIIVQISLLAGGALLIDAGLSYLGFGAQPPTATWGNTIAEAAAVIDRQPWLLIPPGVALGLAILAFGLLGDTVRDATAARSGRTPARVRPPREVRPPWPGPAPRSLLSIQDVSITLAPDTVVAERLDLRIDAGETVGLIGESGCGKSITARAVLGLLPVGARVSAGNIFFDGTELTRLGQRETRRLRGSRIALVSQEPVSGLDPVYTAGRQLGELVRRHHGGSRRAVRTHSLDLLRSVDFPDPRAVADRYPHELSGGMAQRVAIAMALAGAPDLLIADEPTTALDVTVQAEVLGLLRGLQAEHGMAILLISHDWGVVAAMCHRAYVMYAGHFVESGEVAELFDRPRHPYTAGLLGAVTRRTRPGERLATIPGMVPEPAAWPRGCHFAPRCRLATPECSAAPVPMLEPSAGHHTRCVHHTKLGGRGSA, encoded by the coding sequence GTGACCGTCGTTCCGGAGCAGGTGCTCGACACCGCCGCCGTGCCGGGCCGGGCCGGTGCGCCGAAGCTGTGGCGGACCGTGCTGCGGCGGCCGATCGCCGCCGTGTCCGCCGGTTATCTGCTCGCGCTCGTGCTCGCTTCGGTGCTGGCGCCCGTGCTGGCCCCGTACGGACCGGCGGCCACCGATCTGGACCAGGTGCTGGCCGGCCCGACCACGGCCCACCCGCTGGGCACCGACAGCCTCGGCCGGGACGTGCTCACCCGGCTGATGTACGGCGGCCAGGTCAGCCTGCTCAACGCCGCGGTCGTGGTGCTCACCGTGCTCCTGGTCGGGGTGAGCACCGGGGTGGCCGCGGGTTACCTCGACGGCTGGCTCGACCGGGTGGCCACCTGGGTGCTGGACATGATGCTGGCGATCCCGGTGATCGTGACGCTGCTGGCCGTGCTCGCGGCCGTCGACGGCAGGCAGCTCATCGGCATGGTCGCGCTCGGCGTGCTGGTCTCCCCCGGCCTGGCCAGGGTGGTCCGGGGGGCCACGCTCGCCGTGCGGGAGGAGCTGTACATCGCCGCGGCCAGGGTGAGCGGGCTGCCGAACCGGCACATCGTCGTCAAGCACGTGCTGCCGAGGGTGTCGGGGCCGATCATCGTGCAGATCTCGCTGCTCGCCGGTGGCGCGCTGCTCATCGACGCGGGCCTGAGCTATCTCGGGTTCGGCGCGCAGCCGCCGACGGCCACCTGGGGAAACACCATCGCCGAGGCCGCCGCCGTGATCGACCGGCAGCCGTGGCTGCTCATCCCGCCCGGCGTCGCGCTCGGACTGGCCATTCTCGCGTTCGGCCTGCTCGGCGACACCGTGCGCGACGCGACCGCGGCCCGGAGCGGGCGCACCCCGGCGCGGGTCCGGCCGCCCCGCGAGGTCCGGCCGCCGTGGCCCGGTCCCGCACCCCGATCCTTGCTGTCCATTCAGGACGTTTCGATCACGCTTGCCCCGGACACGGTCGTCGCCGAACGGCTGGACCTGCGGATCGACGCGGGGGAAACGGTCGGCCTGATCGGGGAATCCGGCTGCGGCAAGTCGATCACCGCACGCGCCGTGCTGGGCCTGCTCCCCGTCGGCGCGCGGGTCAGCGCCGGGAACATCTTCTTCGACGGCACCGAATTGACCCGGCTCGGCCAGCGCGAGACGCGCCGGTTGCGCGGGTCGAGGATCGCGCTGGTCTCCCAGGAACCCGTCTCCGGTCTCGACCCGGTGTACACCGCGGGCAGGCAGCTCGGTGAGCTGGTGCGGCGCCACCACGGCGGTTCCCGCCGCGCGGTACGGACGCATTCGCTCGACCTGCTGCGGTCGGTGGACTTCCCGGACCCGCGAGCGGTGGCCGACCGCTATCCCCACGAGCTCTCCGGCGGGATGGCGCAGCGAGTCGCGATCGCCATGGCGCTCGCCGGGGCGCCGGACCTGCTCATCGCCGACGAGCCGACCACCGCACTGGACGTCACCGTGCAGGCCGAGGTGCTCGGCCTGCTCCGCGGCCTCCAGGCCGAGCACGGCATGGCGATCCTGCTGATCAGCCACGACTGGGGCGTGGTGGCCGCGATGTGCCACCGCGCGTACGTCATGTACGCCGGGCACTTCGTCGAGTCGGGTGAGGTGGCCGAACTGTTCGACCGGCCGCGACACCCCTACACCGCGGGCCTGCTCGGTGCGGTGACCCGCCGAACCCGGCCGGGAGAGCGGCTGGCCACGATTCCCGGCATGGTGCCCGAGCCCGCGGCCTGGCCGCGGGGCTGCCACTTCGCCCCGCGCTGCCGGCTCGCCACGCCCGAGTGCTCGGCAGCGCCCGTCCCGATGCTCGAACCGAGCGCCGGGCACCACACCAGGTGCGTCCACCACACGAAGCTCGGCGGAAGAGGCTCAGCATGA